The nucleotide sequence TCGGTCAGCTCTTTGGCCAACTCTACATGTGGGGTGTTTTTATTAAAAACCGTAGCATGGTCAAATTGATCTACAATTTCCTCCTTTACAATTTTCTTCAGGTCACCGAAATCGATGACCATACCCAATTTTACATGAGAGGTATCGGTAATGGGCCTACCGATAACGGTTACCGATAATTTATAACTATGGCCGTGCACATTTCTACACTTTCCGTCGTAGCCGTAAAGCGCGTGGCCGGTCTCAAAATTAAACTGCTTGGTGATCCTGATTATACCCATGAAATATGATTGTGCCACAAAGGTATTCAATTTGTAAAACCAATTCGTTTTTAGATTACATTTACCGGCTTTTTAATTTTGTTTTAAGTGGAAGAACTGTATGGGCAACTAGACTTTGCGGTGAACCCGCAATACGAAAAGATAATTTCCGACATCTTGGAAAACGGCTATAGTATTGTAGACGATTTACTTTCGGAAAGCACGGTAAGTGCATTGCGCACGGACCTCTTGGAAAAATACGAGGACGACCTCTTCAAAAAAGCGGCCATTGGCAACCGACTGAACGAAGTGATACAGACCGGTATTCGGGGCGATTTTATTCTTTGGATGGACGAAAGCCATACCAACGACGCCCAAAATTTGTTTTTCGACCAAATCAACGATTTAGCCTCCTACCTGAACCGCACCTGTTTCTTGGGAATTTTAAGGAAGGAATTTCACTATGCCGTATATCCGGAAGGAAAATTCTACGAAAGACATTTAGATACCTTTCAAAACGATGACCGACGAAAGCTCTCCATCGTTTGTTATCTGAACGAAGACGACTGGCAACCTGAACACGGAGGTGAATTGGTACTTTATCTAAACGGGAAAAATGGCGAAATACCAAAAACCGTTTACCCATTTCCGGGCAGGGCGGTCATCTTTGAAAGTCGCGATTTGGAGCATGAGGTGAAGCCCGCAAAACGGGAACGCCTTAGCATTACCGGCTGGTTAAAAACCCGTTGATTTTGAAAATGTAGAACCTACCTCTTGAACTTTCTTCTTGTGCGAACGCGGTTTACAAAGTAGACAACCACTACAAAAAGGGCGAGAATGGGAAAAACAAGGTCACCATTCAAGAAATTTAAAATATTCATAACTGAGATTTAAAAAAGTAAAACGTCAACTACAGTGGGTTATTGTTATTTTTTGAATTTTGAAAGGGCGTTACGGGTAAATTCAGAAAGTACCAGCCTTCCCGTAATAGCGGCACGCTCTACCAAAAGTTCGTTCCAATGGTCGGTACCCTGCCATAGTACTTTTTTCCACTCTTCAAGGGCTTCCGGATTGTACTCGGCCAGTTTTTGTACCTGAAAATCAAGTTCCTTATCCAATTCCCTCATATCGTCGAAAACCTTTGAAAAGAGTCCTTTTTCCTGTGCCCAATAGGCATTTTTCCATTCGGTCGGAGCCAATGAAAGTTCAGAAATAGCGGCGGTTCCTATCTTTCTTTCTACAGCTGGGGCTATTACCAAGGGAGCGATTCCTATAGTCAATTCAGACAACCGTATGGAGGCAGCTTCCGAAGCATAGACATAGTCACACGCAGCCGCTAGGCCTACACCTCCGCCAACGGTCTTGCCCTGAACACGGCCCACGATTACCTTTTTACATTGGCGCATGGCATTGATGACATGGGCAAAACCACTAAAAAACACCTTACCTTCATCTAGATCCGAGACCGCCATAAGTTCGTCAAATGATGCACCCGCACAGAAAGCGCGGTCTCCTTCAGATCTGAGCACAATAACCGTTATAGCATTGTTTTCAGAGAGTTTTTTGAACTCTAGGGTCAACCGATCTAAAAGCTCCGCTACAAAAGAGTTACTCGCAGGGTGACCAAATTCTATAGTAGCGACCTTATTATCGATTTTGGTATAAAGGCTTCCATTTTCCCGGGTAGTTCCCATAGCTGTAATTTAATTGTTGAACAAAGGTATCAATCAAAATTAATGGTTTTGCAATAGGGGCCGAAACTTTCTGATAAACTTAACGACCAGGGCCCCGCCCCGTATAGCCATCCATACGGTAAAGGCGATCCAGATTCCGTAGAGTCCCCAACCCATATACTTTCCTAAAAAGACAACAGGTACAAACCCGAGGAAAGTTGCCGCCAACAGGGTATTTCTAAGGTACTTCATTTCCCCCATCCCCTTAAAAATTCCATCAAAAACAAAAGCTATAGTATTCATGGGCAGTCCCAAGATCACGATAAAAAATACGGCATAAAATGCATTGAGCACTACGGCCTCCTTTGAAAAGAGGAGTCCGATCGGCTTATAGAACAAAAAGCCGGCCACCACCAATACCACGCTGACCAATAGACCGTAGTAGACGATTTTCTTTGCCAATTGCCACAAGCCTTTATAATCTTTTGCTCCCAAGAGCCTACCTCCCATAATATTTCCGGCTGCGGCGTACCCATCGATAAAAAATGCGGAGAACAGCCAAATATTAACGGCAATGGTATGGGCGCCAATAAACTTCGGCCCTAAATCGGTTGCTTCACGCACCGCCAATATCAATGCGGTATTCAAGGCCAAGGCACGAACGAAGAGATTGAGGCTCATAACCACCAATCTGCCCAACTCTTCATGTACCGGCAATTTCAAGCGAAGGCTTATATTGGTCTTTGTCACCAACAAGACAAAAGCCATAATGGCCATAACAGCCTGCGCCAAAAGGCTCGCCCATGCCGCTCCTTCCAAATACATAGGTTCTATGAGCCCCTCTATTCCGTAAACAAAGGCAAAATCAAGGCCTACATTGAGAACGGCCCCGACAATGGCGATCAACATCGGGTAATAGGTATTCTGCAACCCTCGAAAAATACCCATGACGGCAAAAACGAAAAGGGTCAACGGAAAGCCCCAAACCCGTATGGAATAGTACGAAACACAATAGTCAAGGATCTTGCCCGTAGCATTGAGCAATTGAAAAATATCCTCTACCACAAAAATGGTGGATAGCAAAACGAGAATACTCAAGCCGATATTCAGAAAAATAGCTTGGGCCGGCAAGGTCTTTACCTCAGCGATACGTCCGGCACCCAAATACTGGGAAATAATGGCCGATATGGCACTTCGGGTCTGGCCCAAAATCCATATCAACATCGAAAGAAAGGAGCCGACAATACCTGCCGCGGCAAGCGATTCAAGTCCGTCTACGGGAATATTCCCCACAATGGCCGTATCGGTAATGGACAATAGGGGTTCTGCAATACCAGCAACGGTAGCAGGTATCGCCAATTTATTAATGGACCTAAAATTGATTTCAGCCTTCAAGGGGGCGAAATTACAACACTAATTCATAACAATGAAAGGGATGCCCACTCTGTTTCGGAAAGAAAATATCGCCTAAACGTTGAAATCCCCTAGCTTCATAAAACCGTTGATTCCGCTTGTTTTGGCTGAAGGTATCCAAGCGTAGGGAAGAAAACCCCTTTTCCCGCGCGTAGTTTTCGGCAAAACCCATTAGTTGTTGGGCATAACCCTTGCCTTGAAAATCAGGATGTACCGCCACCCGATGTATGTAGCAATTCTTATCGGTAGGCGTCAACCAGCGAACCGGTTTATATTCTTCATCCATAAAAGTGGAGATGACCATAGTTCCGATAATTTGGTTATCTTCCTCCAAAACGTACAGTTCCTTTCTATCGACATCGCACTCAAATGCCTGCCGAGAAGGATAATGCTCGTTCCATTGATAAATGCCGTTAGCCATCATTGCGGCCGCACAAGCTTGGGTCAAATTCAGAATTTTACCAATTTCGGATCTCTTAGCGGGTCGAATCATTTTTTCAAATCCAATTAAATTGTAAATTTAAACGATAAATCCGAAAACAATATGAAACACATACTAGTACCTATAGGTATTTCACCCGATGCACACCGTACTTTACAATATGCCGTAGACTTTGCCGCGGTGTTTTCCTCACAGGTCTATGTGATGGAAGTTTTCAATGTTTCGGTAGGGGCCGGTAAAAGTTTGGCCAATGTTCCGCAAAAACTGGCCGAAAGTGGAAAAGAACGCCTAAAGGAGGTCATTGAAAAGATAGACGCCAAAGGTGTTAACATCAAGATTGCCACCTACAATGGAGGCATCGTCGATGGCCTAAAGGATATCGACAGGGAACTGGGCATCGATTTGATCATCATGGCGCCACGGAGTAATGATGTTACCGAAGAGCTGTATTTGGGCAATACCTCGGGGAAAATCATCAAACAGACCGACATCCCAACCCTGATCGTACCCAAGGGCAGCGT is from Zobellia galactanivorans and encodes:
- a CDS encoding enoyl-CoA hydratase/isomerase family protein, translating into MGTTRENGSLYTKIDNKVATIEFGHPASNSFVAELLDRLTLEFKKLSENNAITVIVLRSEGDRAFCAGASFDELMAVSDLDEGKVFFSGFAHVINAMRQCKKVIVGRVQGKTVGGGVGLAAACDYVYASEAASIRLSELTIGIAPLVIAPAVERKIGTAAISELSLAPTEWKNAYWAQEKGLFSKVFDDMRELDKELDFQVQKLAEYNPEALEEWKKVLWQGTDHWNELLVERAAITGRLVLSEFTRNALSKFKK
- a CDS encoding GNAT family N-acetyltransferase, which translates into the protein MIRPAKRSEIGKILNLTQACAAAMMANGIYQWNEHYPSRQAFECDVDRKELYVLEEDNQIIGTMVISTFMDEEYKPVRWLTPTDKNCYIHRVAVHPDFQGKGYAQQLMGFAENYAREKGFSSLRLDTFSQNKRNQRFYEARGFQRLGDIFFPKQSGHPFHCYELVL
- a CDS encoding 6-pyruvoyl trahydropterin synthase family protein, coding for MGIIRITKQFNFETGHALYGYDGKCRNVHGHSYKLSVTVIGRPITDTSHVKLGMVIDFGDLKKIVKEEIVDQFDHATVFNKNTPHVELAKELTDRGHNVILADYQPTSENMVIDFAKRIRARLPENISLHSLRLQETDTSFAEWYASDNQ
- a CDS encoding MATE family efflux transporter, coding for MKAEINFRSINKLAIPATVAGIAEPLLSITDTAIVGNIPVDGLESLAAAGIVGSFLSMLIWILGQTRSAISAIISQYLGAGRIAEVKTLPAQAIFLNIGLSILVLLSTIFVVEDIFQLLNATGKILDYCVSYYSIRVWGFPLTLFVFAVMGIFRGLQNTYYPMLIAIVGAVLNVGLDFAFVYGIEGLIEPMYLEGAAWASLLAQAVMAIMAFVLLVTKTNISLRLKLPVHEELGRLVVMSLNLFVRALALNTALILAVREATDLGPKFIGAHTIAVNIWLFSAFFIDGYAAAGNIMGGRLLGAKDYKGLWQLAKKIVYYGLLVSVVLVVAGFLFYKPIGLLFSKEAVVLNAFYAVFFIVILGLPMNTIAFVFDGIFKGMGEMKYLRNTLLAATFLGFVPVVFLGKYMGWGLYGIWIAFTVWMAIRGGALVVKFIRKFRPLLQNH
- a CDS encoding universal stress protein; this translates as MKHILVPIGISPDAHRTLQYAVDFAAVFSSQVYVMEVFNVSVGAGKSLANVPQKLAESGKERLKEVIEKIDAKGVNIKIATYNGGIVDGLKDIDRELGIDLIIMAPRSNDVTEELYLGNTSGKIIKQTDIPTLIVPKGSVMAPPKNILTAFKSGILKRNRILNPLLDIKKKFGSTVNLLLVKTPGYSDADLRINTALMDVSSQITMTEAPTTYLGVLEHMQAQHPDLLCVFRHKRGFFKKLWEKNTIPKSEFSARIPVLVLSVKKD
- a CDS encoding 2OG-Fe(II) oxygenase gives rise to the protein MEELYGQLDFAVNPQYEKIISDILENGYSIVDDLLSESTVSALRTDLLEKYEDDLFKKAAIGNRLNEVIQTGIRGDFILWMDESHTNDAQNLFFDQINDLASYLNRTCFLGILRKEFHYAVYPEGKFYERHLDTFQNDDRRKLSIVCYLNEDDWQPEHGGELVLYLNGKNGEIPKTVYPFPGRAVIFESRDLEHEVKPAKRERLSITGWLKTR